In Candidatus Zixiibacteriota bacterium, one genomic interval encodes:
- a CDS encoding DUF5659 domain-containing protein — protein sequence MKDKKIFSTSELALSAFLILNRFELSDIEKDREGRATFHLNDKPERPELVLKYFGKDTTVEPLSFLEEIRNLKALTKN from the coding sequence ATGAAAGACAAGAAAATATTCTCAACCTCAGAACTTGCCTTATCTGCTTTTCTAATTCTTAATCGCTTTGAGCTATCTGACATTGAAAAAGACAGGGAAGGACGAGCCACTTTCCATCTCAATGATAAACCTGAAAGACCAGAGCTGGTGCTAAAATACTTTGGAAAGGATACCACAGTTGAGCCTCTATCCTTTTTAGAGGAAATAAGGAATTTGAAGGCCTTGACTAAAAATTAA